DNA sequence from the Deltaproteobacteria bacterium genome:
GCTAATTCTATCCGCTTGTGATTCCCCCCGCAATCGGGGATTAGGCGAAATTAACCAATGCTAGTTCAGCTCCAACCCCACCACTCTCGCCGGGTTTTTCGTGCATACCGTGTACAGCTCCTCCTGATTCAACCCGAACGCTTCCATGTAGCCGCGCACCAGGCGCATCGCTTCCACTGAGTCGGGGAAGAGCGGTTCGCCGGCATCGCTTGAGAGCGTGAAGTGTTCGACGCCGACTTCGCGGATGGTGTTGTACATGATTTGTGGGTCGACGCCGAGAAGCGGCGAGAGTTCGTCCCAGGTGAAGTTGAAAAGTACGCCGGTGCCACGGATCTCTTTCATCATCTCCGGTGAGACGTTCAAGAACGGACTAAACGGATGATCGATGACGGCGCGCTTCAAGCCGACCTTTTGCACTTCCTCCGCGAGTTTGTAAATCTCGGCGTGAGTCGCGTGGCCGAAAAACAGCGCTACGTTTCTGTCCGCGCAGAGATGAACGATATCGCGAATCTCAGGCTTAAGCTTGCCATTGTCATCGAGATCGTAGTGGCCCACCTGCAAAGCTTCATCCCAGCCGATGGGGCCGATCCAGCCGGAGCTTTCCCGGCCGCGCACGAAGCGGCCGTAGGTGCCGACGGTGCTCATGGTGATCGCATGCGTAAACACCGGCAGCCAGATGGCGCTGACACCGAGGTCGATCATCTCGCCGACGATCTTCGCCGTCACCGGTGCCATTTGCCGGCCGCAGACGTAGGCGGACCAGCATTGAATTGGCGTGACTTTTTCTTTTTCCGCCCAGCGATTGACGTCGTCTTGAACATCCTGAGTCGCTGTCACCGGATCGTCGCCGGGAATGCTTTTGAACAGCAGTCCTTTCATCTCCGCCAATGACGCACGCCGCGCCAGATCGTAAGGATCTTGCTGGCCCTCGTGGGCGTGGCAATGAATGTCGATGGCGTCTTTGACTTTGATATGGGGCGGATGAACGACGCCGGGTTTGTACTGCGTGCGCGCGGCGTAGGAAGTGACGCAACGTTCGTGGGTCGGAGTCGAAACGATATTCTTACTCATAAGTTCGGTTTCCTTTTCGGCGGATTCCGGCGATGTTGCTACAGTTGCGGCGAGTTTGTCAAAGTGTTTCTGTTGTGAAGGCATCAGGCAGCAGGCAATAGCAAAGATCGTCTTGGTTTTTTTGCCGGGTTGATGTAAGTACTGGGCATGGAATGTTTGTTCGCTGGAGGTTCCATGAGGTTGATGGGCGCGATTTTCTTGCTTGTCGGTTTGCCATTCGCAAATAGTTTCGGCGCCGATAAAATCAATTTTCTCTACACCGCGCGGGTCATGTCCCAGGCCTATCCGTGGATCGCGCAGGAGGCTGGGCTTTTCAAGAAGTACGATCTCGATGCGCCGGTGGTGTTCGTCACGCCGGGCGCACCGTCCGCGGCGGCGATTCTCGCCGGCGACAGCGAAGTGGCCGAGATCGGCGCGGCGACGATTACCCGGCCGTTTGTGCTGGGCAACCGCGATCCGGTTTTTATCGGCGGCATCAAGAGCGCCTTGACCCATAGCATTATCGCCAAGCCGGATATCAAACGGCCGGAGCAGTTGAAGGGAAAAAGAATCGGCGTGTCGCGCATCGGCAGCAATCCGCATTATTTTGCCGTGCAGGCATTGCGCCATTACAATATCGATGCGCGCGAAGTAAGTTTCATTCAGGCCGGCGGCGCGCCGGAAACATTGGCGGCGCTGGTGGCCCAGGCGATCGATGCCGCCGTCTTGACCGTGCCCACCGACGCCCAGGCGTTGCGCATGGGTTATCACTACGTCGTCTACGGTCCCGATCTAAAAATCGCCTACGCGGCGACGACTCTCGTGACGCGCCGTTCGATCATCGCCAAACGCGGCCCAGTGATCGCCCGCTTCATGCGCGCCATGGCCGAAGCGGCGAAGATCATGCATACCGATCGCGAATTTACTTATAAGATCATGGAAAAATATTTGCGCGTGGACGATCGCAAATTGTTGGAGGCGAGCTACAACGTCGAGATCAAAGCGTTGGAACCGCGCTTGGCGATGAAGCTCGAAGGTTTTCAATCGACGCTTGACGAAATCGCACCCACCGAACCGCGCGCGAAATTAATCAAACCGCAGGAAATGATCGACACGCGCTATCTCGACGAGATGGAGAAGAGCGGCTTCTTCGAGCAGATTTGGAGCGGGAAGCGGTAGTAACGAGACGGGGACACGGTGAAGATCTTATTCGGCGTCAGCGATTCGTTCTTTCCAGTAGCCTGGGCGTCTGCTTGTGTGAGCAACGGCAATGACGAAATAACCTGCTTCTCGCTCAACGTATATCAAGGCGTAGGGAAAGCGATTGGTTAGTATACGGCGAAAATCTTTGCCGATGGATCGACCAGATTCGGGATATTGCTGGATTAGCTCCACGCTTCTTTCGAATTCGCTTATGAAGGCGGCACCCAGTCCGACTCGACGCCGTTCGTAGAACTCCACGGTTTCAACAAATTCTTCGCTGGCTTCCGTGGCGAGTGTGACGGGCTTCACCGAAGT
Encoded proteins:
- a CDS encoding ABC transporter substrate-binding protein, with amino-acid sequence MECLFAGGSMRLMGAIFLLVGLPFANSFGADKINFLYTARVMSQAYPWIAQEAGLFKKYDLDAPVVFVTPGAPSAAAILAGDSEVAEIGAATITRPFVLGNRDPVFIGGIKSALTHSIIAKPDIKRPEQLKGKRIGVSRIGSNPHYFAVQALRHYNIDAREVSFIQAGGAPETLAALVAQAIDAAVLTVPTDAQALRMGYHYVVYGPDLKIAYAATTLVTRRSIIAKRGPVIARFMRAMAEAAKIMHTDREFTYKIMEKYLRVDDRKLLEASYNVEIKALEPRLAMKLEGFQSTLDEIAPTEPRAKLIKPQEMIDTRYLDEMEKSGFFEQIWSGKR
- a CDS encoding type II toxin-antitoxin system RelE/ParE family toxin is translated as MRRRSGSPPRSCSPARAINTSVKPVTLATEASEEFVETVEFYERRRVGLGAAFISEFERSVELIQQYPESGRSIGKDFRRILTNRFPYALIYVEREAGYFVIAVAHTSRRPGYWKERIADAE